A single genomic interval of Romboutsia ilealis harbors:
- a CDS encoding YjjG family noncanonical pyrimidine nucleotidase, with amino-acid sequence MEYKVILFDADDTLFDFKKTENYALENLMSNLDTDYDKDYCINIYKEINTKIWKEFEEGKITADNLKVERFQRLINTLNLSDDATRLSELYVKFLSQGSFLYEDTKDLLEYLSKNYKLGIITNGLADVQHKRIRESDVSHYFDDIIISGEIKIAKPNPEIFEYALKSLNHDDKSSVLMVGDSLSSDIKGGLNASIDTCWCNLANKVNNTDIVPKYEINNLLDLKNIL; translated from the coding sequence ATGGAATATAAAGTTATTTTATTTGATGCAGATGATACTTTATTTGATTTTAAAAAGACAGAAAATTATGCCTTAGAAAATTTAATGTCTAATTTAGATACAGATTATGATAAGGATTATTGTATAAATATTTACAAGGAAATAAACACTAAAATATGGAAAGAATTTGAGGAAGGAAAAATTACCGCAGATAACTTAAAAGTTGAAAGATTCCAAAGACTTATAAATACACTTAATTTATCTGATGATGCTACAAGGCTTAGTGAGTTATATGTTAAATTTTTAAGCCAAGGATCATTTTTATATGAAGATACAAAAGATCTTTTAGAATATTTATCTAAAAACTACAAATTAGGTATAATAACTAATGGACTTGCTGATGTTCAACACAAAAGAATTAGAGAATCTGATGTAAGTCACTATTTTGATGATATTATTATATCTGGTGAAATTAAAATTGCAAAACCTAATCCTGAGATTTTTGAGTATGCACTTAAATCTTTAAACCACGATGATAAATCTTCTGTTTTAATGGTTGGAGATAGTTTATCTTCTGATATTAAAGGCGGATTAAATGCTTCAATAGATACTTGTTGGTGTAACTTAGCTAATAAGGTTAATAATACTGATATAGTTCCTAAATATGAAATTAATAATTTACTAGATTTAAAAAATATACTATAA
- a CDS encoding biotin transporter BioY codes for MKLKTSELVICSLFASLTAILTQISIPLPAVPLTMQIFAVALCGLVLGKRLGFISQIIYVLLGAIGLPVFAQFSGGIGIILGPTGGFILSFPIIAFVVGYFSEKFMSTIGIMFGMICSLLISYIIGTLQFCIVTNSDIVKGLTICVIPFIIVDIIKLSLAIVVGKSILKRVNLGYSIKTS; via the coding sequence ATGAAATTGAAAACGAGTGAATTGGTGATATGTTCATTATTTGCTAGTTTAACAGCGATACTAACTCAAATATCTATACCACTTCCAGCAGTACCACTTACTATGCAAATATTTGCAGTGGCTTTATGTGGCTTAGTTTTAGGTAAAAGATTAGGATTTATATCTCAAATTATATATGTATTATTAGGCGCTATAGGATTGCCTGTATTTGCACAGTTTAGTGGTGGAATAGGTATAATATTAGGACCTACGGGTGGATTTATATTATCATTTCCTATAATAGCATTTGTGGTAGGATATTTTTCTGAAAAATTTATGTCTACAATAGGAATTATGTTTGGAATGATATGTTCTTTATTAATAAGTTATATAATAGGTACACTTCAATTTTGTATAGTTACTAATTCAGATATTGTAAAAGGTCTTACAATATGTGTAATACCATTTATAATTGTAGACATTATAAAACTAAGTCTTGCTATTGTAGTTGGAAAAAGTATATTAAAAAGAGTCAATTTAGGATATAGTATAAAAACAAGCTAG
- a CDS encoding SAM-dependent methyltransferase, whose amino-acid sequence MSVDKIFIKSFLNNFEEESFSVKLWDEEEIKVGQGEPLFKVTLNKPIPKKELLSSATLAFGEAYMDGNLEVEGDFLTMLNTVLKYKSKFPTDFKGLPKIFSNLTSQKKQKEEVSYHYDLGNDFYSLWLDETMSYSCGYFKNENDSLYDAQMNKIHHLLKKLNLNEGQSLLDIGCGWGSLLIEAAKNYKVKGLGITLSEEQYKKFKSRIKEENLQDYLDVKLMDYRELEKSGLSFDRVVSVGMLEHVGRPNYDLFMRNVSKVLKKEGIFVLHYISGLIESEGDAWMRKYIFPGGVIPSLREIISLSADYKFYTIDIESLRMHYMKTLLKWAENFENNIDKVREMFDERFVRMWTMYLYSCAACFNTGVIDLHQIVFTNGVNNSNPLTRDYLYK is encoded by the coding sequence ATGAGTGTTGATAAAATATTTATAAAATCTTTTTTAAATAATTTTGAAGAAGAATCATTTTCAGTTAAGTTATGGGACGAAGAAGAGATTAAAGTTGGACAAGGGGAGCCTTTATTTAAGGTTACTTTAAATAAACCAATACCTAAAAAAGAATTATTATCAAGTGCAACTTTAGCATTTGGAGAAGCATATATGGATGGTAATTTAGAAGTTGAAGGAGATTTTTTAACTATGCTAAATACAGTATTAAAGTATAAAAGTAAATTTCCTACAGACTTTAAGGGATTACCAAAAATATTTTCTAATTTAACATCTCAAAAAAAGCAAAAAGAAGAAGTATCATATCATTATGATTTAGGAAATGATTTTTATAGTTTATGGTTAGATGAAACGATGAGTTATTCATGCGGATATTTTAAAAATGAAAATGACTCTTTATACGATGCACAAATGAACAAAATCCATCATTTACTTAAAAAATTAAATCTAAATGAAGGTCAAAGTTTATTAGATATAGGTTGTGGTTGGGGATCGCTTCTTATAGAAGCTGCTAAAAATTATAAAGTAAAAGGATTAGGAATTACTTTAAGTGAAGAACAATATAAAAAGTTTAAAAGTAGAATTAAAGAAGAAAATTTACAAGATTATTTAGATGTAAAGCTTATGGATTATAGAGAACTTGAAAAATCAGGTTTATCATTTGATAGAGTTGTAAGTGTTGGTATGCTTGAGCATGTAGGTAGACCTAATTACGACTTGTTCATGAGAAATGTATCGAAAGTACTTAAAAAAGAAGGTATATTTGTACTTCATTACATAAGTGGATTAATTGAATCAGAAGGAGATGCTTGGATGAGAAAATATATATTCCCTGGAGGAGTTATACCAAGCTTAAGAGAAATAATATCTTTATCTGCAGATTATAAATTCTACACTATTGATATTGAAAGTTTAAGAATGCATTATATGAAAACTTTACTTAAATGGGCTGAAAACTTTGAAAATAATATAGATAAAGTTAGAGAAATGTTTGATGAAAGGTTTGTTAGAATGTGGACTATGTATTTATATTCGTGTGCAGCTTGTTTTAATACAGGTGTTATAGATCTTCATCAAATAGTATTTACTAATGGAGTTAATAATTCTAATCCTTTAACAAGAGATTATTTATATAAATAA
- a CDS encoding glycoside hydrolase family 13 protein: MRKITREALLHIPRSNYCYGYDENTLHIRLRAKKGEVKSVFLRIGDQYIWDELEGGGGNLGAGGKVWISSCDIKMEKELETEYFDYFIAKYNPPTKRSRYSFIINGIDEKLLYTEKYIIELVNKDDEKKLNDISSFFAYSYLNKIDVLKIPSWVKDTVWYQIFPDRFANGDESINPKDTKPWATPPTNDNFMGGDLQGVIDKLDYLKDLGVTGLYFCPITMGHTNHRYDTIDYMKIDPHLGDKKTLKRLVKEAHKRGMKVMLDAVFNHIGYYSKQWQDVIKNKEKSKYKNWFYIKDIDKVDTPLNKIDSKNIPYETFSCVAEMPKLNTENEEVIEYLLEVGKYFIKEFDIDAWRLDVSNEVDHSFWRQFRKEVKNIKPDVYILGEIWHNSLPWLMGDQFDAVMNYPFADALIKFFCTNEIDEIEFKYRLNDIISNYQMQTIESGFNLLGSHDTTRVLSYCNNNKDKFKLAYLFMFTQLGAPCIYYGDEVGMTGVQTKDCEGQRECMVWDEEKQDKEILTFMKKIISLRKKYSEFKLVNNEWVLAKDNVIIVKKENISIIINNNDFEKTIDLPDYLKDKKVYDLFNEDYINLESKLTLNPYKYLIIKD, encoded by the coding sequence ATGAGAAAAATAACAAGAGAAGCATTACTTCATATACCAAGAAGTAACTATTGTTATGGATATGATGAAAATACACTTCATATAAGACTTAGAGCTAAAAAGGGAGAAGTCAAAAGTGTATTTTTAAGAATAGGAGATCAGTATATTTGGGATGAATTAGAAGGTGGTGGAGGAAACCTAGGTGCTGGTGGAAAAGTGTGGATTTCAAGTTGCGATATAAAAATGGAAAAAGAATTAGAAACAGAGTATTTTGATTATTTTATAGCTAAATACAATCCACCAACAAAGCGTTCAAGATATTCGTTTATAATAAATGGTATAGATGAAAAGCTTTTATATACTGAAAAATATATAATAGAATTAGTAAATAAAGACGATGAAAAAAAATTAAATGACATATCATCATTTTTTGCTTATTCATACTTAAATAAAATAGATGTGCTTAAAATACCAAGTTGGGTGAAAGATACTGTTTGGTATCAAATATTTCCTGATAGATTTGCAAATGGAGATGAAAGCATAAATCCTAAAGATACAAAACCTTGGGCAACACCTCCAACTAATGATAATTTCATGGGTGGAGATTTACAAGGGGTTATAGATAAATTAGATTATCTAAAAGATTTAGGAGTAACTGGATTATATTTTTGTCCTATAACTATGGGGCATACAAATCATAGATATGATACAATAGACTATATGAAAATAGATCCTCATTTGGGAGATAAAAAAACACTAAAAAGATTAGTTAAAGAAGCCCATAAAAGAGGGATGAAGGTAATGTTAGATGCAGTGTTCAATCATATAGGATACTACTCTAAACAATGGCAAGATGTTATAAAAAATAAAGAAAAATCAAAATATAAAAATTGGTTTTATATAAAGGATATTGATAAGGTAGACACACCACTTAATAAAATTGATTCAAAAAACATTCCTTATGAGACATTTTCATGTGTGGCTGAAATGCCAAAATTAAATACAGAAAATGAAGAGGTTATAGAGTATCTATTAGAAGTAGGAAAATACTTTATAAAAGAGTTTGATATAGATGCATGGAGATTAGATGTATCAAATGAAGTTGACCATAGTTTTTGGAGACAATTTAGAAAAGAAGTAAAAAATATAAAGCCTGATGTATATATATTAGGTGAAATATGGCACAATAGCCTACCTTGGCTAATGGGGGACCAATTTGATGCTGTAATGAATTATCCATTTGCAGATGCTTTAATAAAGTTTTTCTGTACAAATGAAATAGATGAAATTGAATTTAAATATAGATTAAATGATATAATATCAAATTATCAAATGCAAACTATTGAATCTGGATTTAATTTACTTGGAAGTCACGATACAACTAGGGTACTTTCATACTGTAATAACAATAAGGATAAATTTAAGTTAGCATATTTATTTATGTTTACTCAATTAGGTGCTCCTTGTATATATTATGGAGATGAGGTTGGCATGACTGGAGTACAAACTAAGGACTGTGAAGGTCAACGTGAATGTATGGTGTGGGATGAAGAGAAGCAAGATAAAGAAATACTTACATTTATGAAAAAGATTATAAGTTTAAGAAAAAAATATAGTGAATTTAAGCTAGTAAATAATGAATGGGTATTAGCAAAAGATAATGTTATAATAGTTAAAAAAGAAAATATAAGTATAATTATTAATAATAATGATTTTGAAAAAACTATAGATCTTCCTGATTACTTAAAAGATAAGAAAGTATATGATCTATTTAATGAAGATTATATAAACCTAGAATCAAAGCTTACATTAAATCCATATAAATATTTAATAATAAAAGATTAA
- a CDS encoding dicarboxylate/amino acid:cation symporter, with product MNKTQTSTNHANKLAIKMATALIIGLIAGTSFIFLRENLISSGNSDTWTMINNLLFQDITNKEASNAIGIFYIVGQLFINSLQLVIVPMVFTSITLAMCNISDTKKLGRISYKTILGFLGTSLFALILAGIFGLTANKLGLFNVSIDNIASSEGSIASNPLLVFVQAIPNNITSVFGENGRVLSIVFLASVTGICINSLGDEILVLKKLLQDINKIITTFLTFVITKFGPIAIFVLITRTFAIYGVDHLKPALAYVGTATIALLIFLSFGYALFIYFTTGLNPMIFVKKISKVALFGFSTSSSAATLPLNTKTVVEELGVSEEIASFTLPLGMTINMNGTAIMQVIAAIFIASSSGYEVTVGNILIISLLALIASIGTPAAPGAGAIILFTVLTGMGYQNDAAVLAYSLILAINRPIEMLVTSLNVVGDAATCVYVSKSENNLNEEIYNG from the coding sequence ATGAATAAAACTCAAACTTCAACAAATCATGCTAATAAATTAGCTATCAAAATGGCAACTGCCTTAATAATCGGATTAATAGCTGGAACATCATTTATTTTTTTAAGGGAAAATTTAATCTCAAGTGGAAATAGTGATACTTGGACTATGATAAATAATTTATTATTCCAAGATATAACTAATAAAGAAGCAAGTAATGCAATTGGAATCTTTTATATAGTTGGTCAACTATTTATAAACTCATTACAATTAGTAATAGTACCTATGGTATTTACATCAATAACTCTTGCTATGTGCAATATAAGTGATACAAAAAAATTAGGTCGTATATCTTATAAAACAATATTAGGATTTTTAGGGACATCTTTATTTGCACTAATACTAGCTGGTATATTTGGACTGACTGCTAATAAACTTGGTTTATTTAATGTAAGTATAGATAATATAGCTTCAAGTGAAGGAAGTATTGCTAGCAATCCACTTTTAGTATTTGTACAAGCTATACCAAATAATATAACATCAGTATTTGGTGAAAATGGACGTGTTTTATCTATAGTTTTCTTAGCTAGTGTTACTGGAATTTGTATTAATTCTTTAGGTGATGAAATTTTAGTATTAAAGAAGTTATTACAAGATATAAATAAAATAATAACTACTTTCTTAACATTTGTTATAACTAAATTTGGACCAATAGCTATATTTGTTTTAATAACAAGAACTTTTGCAATTTATGGTGTTGATCATTTAAAACCAGCTCTTGCATATGTTGGTACTGCTACAATAGCTTTACTGATATTTTTAAGCTTTGGATACGCTTTATTTATTTACTTTACTACTGGATTAAATCCAATGATATTTGTAAAGAAAATTTCAAAAGTAGCTTTATTTGGTTTCTCTACATCTTCATCTGCTGCTACACTTCCTTTAAATACTAAAACGGTTGTTGAAGAGTTAGGTGTAAGTGAAGAAATAGCATCTTTTACATTACCACTTGGTATGACTATTAATATGAACGGAACTGCTATAATGCAAGTTATCGCAGCAATATTTATAGCATCTAGTTCTGGATATGAGGTTACTGTAGGAAATATATTAATAATATCATTATTAGCTTTAATAGCATCAATTGGTACACCGGCTGCTCCTGGTGCTGGGGCTATAATATTATTTACTGTTTTAACAGGTATGGGATATCAAAATGATGCAGCAGTACTTGCTTATTCATTGATACTTGCAATAAACAGACCAATAGAAATGCTTGTTACTTCATTGAATGTAGTTGGAGATGCTGCAACTTGTGTTTATGTGTCTAAATCAGAAAATAACTTAAATGAAGAAATTTATAATGGATAA
- a CDS encoding ABC transporter permease, giving the protein MNLYTSLTLRYLKENKRRTVVTIIGIILSTALICGIGNIFVSLMDHQIRGTIASDGEFHATFYDIKKNDINTITNSVGISKSALSENLGYAKLDKDDKYMIQIKEYDENAFKGYQIKLKDGRFPSNDKEIVLSEEYLKKSSKKIGDSISFNIGKRVDEDGNSTEGNRWAYENEKIINADKKDFKIVGAIEKPGFESSGTDAVVTGITYLDINNIDKSTNVNVSISVNKPTEIYEIAPKIAKNLGLKVKEISGDDYNNDQGTLYENLSFNEHLLRLQGASAYSHINNSIYMIITIVTALVVICTIATVYNAFSISISERKKQFGILNSIGATKSQIIKLVFIEAFIVSVIAIPIGIVCGTISIDLVFRFIQRYFENSFIADMNLRVVYNLYIIIGSILIVLITIGISAILPAITAAKISPLEAIKNSSNLKIGKVKDSKIVRFIFKTEGVLAYKNLRRNKKKFRITLFSLIISVVIFISFSGFMELFIKANKVQSGQMNYDLYLYKNGFVEDDKIINELKKLNGIENFSINNEYSIGTNVEENNINKSYKELIEKYFTKENKNDEVIYDFSNNLFFFPGDEAISKLKLKTGKFDKETAIKENGIILRNKSYYEEPGKKGDVSLTNYKVGDTIDAYKIEYDEKNDKEIRIPVKLKVLATTEDLLPGHLSSSYMGLDFITYDEVGQKLGFDVNKDRIYISTNKEDDTRKVIKEIAEKYGYNITDEIEYARENEQSMMAMKVFVYGFVVVISLVSITNIVNTISTNINLRKRELAIIKSIGVTPSGFNKMIYLESLLYGALSLIYGIPIGMGITILMNKTLGDVINLGMVIPWNAIMISFVGIFIITFIASYIPMKKINKENIIENIRQESI; this is encoded by the coding sequence ATGAATTTATATACATCACTTACATTAAGATATTTAAAAGAAAACAAAAGAAGAACTGTTGTTACTATAATAGGAATAATACTTTCTACAGCACTTATTTGTGGTATAGGAAATATATTTGTAAGTCTTATGGATCATCAAATTAGAGGAACTATAGCTAGTGATGGGGAATTTCACGCGACTTTTTATGATATAAAAAAGAATGACATAAATACAATAACAAATAGTGTAGGAATTTCAAAATCAGCACTAAGTGAAAATTTAGGTTATGCTAAATTAGATAAAGATGATAAATATATGATTCAAATAAAAGAGTACGATGAAAATGCTTTTAAAGGATATCAAATTAAATTAAAAGATGGAAGATTTCCAAGTAACGATAAGGAAATAGTACTTAGTGAAGAATATTTAAAAAAATCTAGCAAAAAAATAGGGGATAGTATAAGTTTTAATATCGGAAAAAGGGTAGATGAAGATGGAAATAGTACAGAAGGAAACCGATGGGCATACGAAAATGAAAAAATAATCAATGCCGATAAAAAAGATTTTAAAATTGTTGGGGCTATTGAAAAGCCTGGATTTGAAAGCAGTGGAACTGATGCTGTTGTTACGGGCATCACTTATTTAGATATAAATAATATAGATAAAAGTACAAATGTAAATGTATCAATATCTGTAAATAAACCAACAGAAATTTATGAAATTGCTCCAAAGATAGCTAAAAATTTAGGATTAAAAGTAAAAGAAATATCGGGAGATGATTATAATAATGACCAAGGAACACTTTATGAAAATTTATCATTTAATGAGCATTTATTAAGACTTCAAGGTGCTAGTGCTTATTCACATATAAATAATAGTATATATATGATAATAACTATAGTTACAGCTTTAGTTGTAATTTGTACAATAGCAACTGTTTACAATGCATTTAGTATTTCAATTAGTGAACGAAAAAAACAATTTGGAATATTAAATTCTATCGGAGCTACAAAATCTCAAATTATAAAACTGGTCTTTATAGAAGCTTTTATAGTAAGTGTTATAGCTATACCAATAGGAATAGTTTGTGGGACTATATCTATAGATTTAGTGTTTAGATTTATACAAAGATATTTTGAAAATTCTTTTATAGCAGATATGAATTTAAGAGTGGTTTATAATCTGTATATAATTATAGGTAGTATATTAATAGTATTAATTACAATAGGTATATCAGCAATATTACCAGCAATAACTGCGGCAAAAATATCACCACTTGAAGCTATAAAAAACAGTAGCAATTTAAAAATAGGAAAAGTTAAGGATTCAAAAATAGTTAGATTTATATTTAAAACTGAAGGTGTTCTTGCTTATAAAAATCTAAGAAGAAATAAGAAAAAATTTAGAATAACATTATTCTCATTAATCATAAGTGTAGTAATATTTATATCATTTAGTGGATTTATGGAACTTTTCATAAAAGCTAATAAAGTGCAAAGTGGGCAAATGAACTATGATTTGTATTTATATAAAAACGGATTTGTAGAAGATGATAAGATTATAAATGAACTAAAAAAATTAAATGGTATAGAAAACTTTAGTATCAATAATGAATATTCTATAGGTACAAATGTAGAAGAAAATAATATAAATAAAAGTTATAAAGAGTTAATAGAAAAATATTTTACTAAAGAAAATAAAAATGATGAAGTTATATATGATTTTTCAAATAACTTATTTTTCTTTCCAGGAGATGAAGCTATAAGCAAGTTAAAATTAAAAACTGGAAAATTTGATAAAGAAACAGCAATAAAAGAAAATGGTATAATACTTAGAAATAAAAGTTACTACGAAGAACCAGGAAAAAAAGGTGATGTATCTTTAACTAATTATAAAGTAGGAGATACAATAGATGCTTATAAGATAGAATATGATGAAAAAAATGATAAAGAAATAAGAATACCTGTTAAGCTAAAAGTATTAGCTACTACGGAAGATTTACTTCCAGGACATTTATCATCATCTTATATGGGACTTGATTTTATAACTTATGATGAAGTAGGACAAAAGTTAGGTTTTGATGTAAATAAAGATAGAATATATATTTCTACAAATAAAGAAGATGATACTAGAAAAGTTATAAAAGAAATAGCTGAAAAATATGGATATAACATTACTGATGAGATTGAATATGCTAGAGAAAATGAACAATCTATGATGGCAATGAAAGTATTTGTATATGGTTTTGTTGTTGTTATATCATTAGTAAGTATAACAAATATAGTAAATACAATAAGTACAAATATAAACCTAAGAAAAAGAGAACTTGCTATAATTAAGTCAATTGGTGTAACACCTAGTGGATTTAATAAAATGATATATTTAGAAAGTTTATTATACGGAGCTTTATCATTAATTTATGGGATACCAATAGGAATGGGGATAACTATTCTTATGAATAAAACTCTTGGAGATGTTATAAATCTTGGTATGGTTATACCATGGAATGCTATAATGATATCTTTTGTAGGAATATTTATTATAACTTTTATTGCATCTTATATACCTATGAAAAAGATAAATAAAGAAAATATAATAGAAAATATAAGGCAAGAAAGTATATAA
- a CDS encoding DUF1540 domain-containing protein: MGSNLHCSATNCAFNQTGGCYASQIKVEGFDAVITPETYCDTFKDKDNFNMTNYHGDTSLTSTQNISCSANKCTYNSYGACNASHVDINFENSSCETFVAR, encoded by the coding sequence ATGGGAAGTAATTTACATTGTTCAGCTACAAACTGTGCATTTAATCAAACTGGAGGCTGTTATGCATCACAAATAAAAGTTGAAGGATTTGATGCAGTTATAACACCTGAAACTTATTGTGATACATTTAAAGATAAAGATAACTTTAACATGACTAATTATCATGGTGATACAAGTTTAACTAGTACTCAAAATATATCTTGTAGTGCTAATAAGTGTACATATAATAGTTATGGGGCTTGTAATGCAAGTCATGTAGATATAAATTTTGAAAATAGTAGCTGTGAAACATTCGTTGCTAGATAA
- a CDS encoding FYVE zinc finger domain-containing protein: protein MFKYKGYRGKKLSICKHCGKQICYCNHSNTSNNRKRLNHSYLNYKEFKVCDKCNHYPCCCSKSQSTKNSIPKSTTINYNIINNDTNITNNTTLDNNPKLNYKSICIYDKPSSTTYSTIVSNATLDEATLNVNSSSTNIDSLPTTNLESEDLSSTSKKLKNKKSSKKDNKNNPRTKRSKKKSKKHDDIEDSNEKAKPTTKIKESKKESKKTKSSTKKSNKHKPDINELDDESTDTNTKVKNSTKASKKSRPKNSSKNNNDSTTNQSIYPDYEEY from the coding sequence TTGTTCAAATATAAGGGTTATAGAGGTAAAAAACTTAGCATTTGTAAACATTGTGGTAAACAAATTTGCTATTGCAATCATTCAAATACTTCTAATAATAGAAAACGATTAAACCATAGTTATTTAAATTATAAAGAATTTAAAGTTTGTGATAAATGTAATCATTATCCTTGCTGTTGCTCAAAATCTCAAAGTACAAAAAATTCTATACCAAAGAGTACCACTATTAATTATAATATAATCAATAATGATACAAATATAACTAATAATACTACTTTAGATAATAATCCTAAACTAAATTATAAAAGTATTTGTATATATGACAAACCATCTAGCACTACTTACAGCACAATTGTAAGCAATGCTACTTTAGATGAAGCTACTTTAAATGTTAATAGTTCATCTACAAATATTGATAGTTTACCTACTACTAACTTAGAATCTGAAGATTTAAGTTCTACGAGTAAAAAATTAAAAAATAAAAAATCTAGTAAAAAAGATAATAAAAATAACCCTAGAACTAAACGTTCTAAGAAAAAATCTAAGAAACATGATGATATAGAAGATTCTAATGAAAAAGCTAAACCTACTACTAAAATTAAAGAGTCTAAAAAAGAATCTAAAAAGACAAAATCATCTACTAAGAAATCTAATAAGCACAAACCTGATATCAATGAATTAGATGATGAATCTACAGATACTAATACTAAGGTTAAAAATTCTACTAAAGCATCTAAAAAATCTAGACCTAAAAATTCTAGTAAAAATAATAATGATTCTACTACTAATCAATCAATTTATCCTGATTATGAGGAGTACTAA
- a CDS encoding lecithin retinol acyltransferase family protein, producing MAKAEYGDIIYTKNNLYRHYGIYINENCVIHYDGKLDDMFLRKMYIRETTMDRFLGGKTCYYIDKRKAKFNNEEVVKRAREFIGEDKFNLVAHNCEHFAMWCKTGEPRSKQVYLTLLLAITIKSCLNNKG from the coding sequence ATGGCAAAGGCAGAATATGGAGACATAATATATACTAAGAATAATCTATATAGGCATTATGGAATATATATAAATGAAAATTGTGTAATTCATTATGATGGTAAATTAGATGACATGTTTTTAAGAAAAATGTATATAAGGGAAACTACCATGGATAGATTCTTAGGTGGGAAAACATGTTATTATATAGATAAAAGAAAAGCAAAATTTAATAATGAGGAAGTAGTTAAAAGAGCAAGAGAGTTTATAGGAGAAGATAAATTTAATTTAGTTGCACATAATTGTGAACATTTTGCGATGTGGTGTAAAACAGGTGAGCCAAGATCAAAACAAGTATATTTAACACTTTTATTAGCTATAACTATAAAATCATGTCTAAATAATAAAGGTTAG